A window of the Bufo gargarizans isolate SCDJY-AF-19 chromosome 1, ASM1485885v1, whole genome shotgun sequence genome harbors these coding sequences:
- the PALM gene encoding paralemmin-1 isoform X4, whose translation MEITESQSQQDRLQMIAEKRRRQVEIENRRRQLEDDRRQLQHLKSKALRERWLLDGAPASTPEEDEATKKQMQEDEQKIRELEESIQRLENEIELLETGMSTTSTKESLASEPENQEVARSNKTIVNIARDQTTSQSPVVHAVRSEVATPNDTVHQLTSTEVEDLIHKAEEATLSEVSLTSDEKASIQRASPRKEIPGVQARPPETSPGPEQPVTMIFMGYQNVEDENETKKVLGLEEAITAELVVIGDGDPQPAADGDVPEKAQHPPNGAPVENPNKSEKPETNDTAAPKSGEQDLTMKKQRCKCCSVM comes from the exons GATTACTGAGTCCCAAAGTCAGCAGGACAGACTGCAGATGATAGCG GAAAAAAGACGGCGTCAGGTGGAAATTGAAAACAGAAGACGTCAACTAGAAGATGATAGAAGACAGTTGCAGCACCTCAAA TCTAAAGCTCTACGGGAGCGCTGGCTTCTGGACGGGGCTCCTGCCTCAACCCCTGAGGAAGATGAAGCAACAAAGAAACAGATGCAGGAAGATGAGCAGAAAATCCGCGAACTAGAAGAAAGTATCCAGAG GCTGGAAAATGAAATTGAGCTACTAGAGACTGGCATGTCTACCACATCTACCAAAGAGAGTTTAGCTTCAGAGCCTGAGAACCAAGAAGTGGCCAGGAGCAACAAG ACCATAGTGAACATTGCCAGGG ATCAGACTACTTCACAGTCCCCCG TTGTACATGCAGTGAGATCAGAGGTTGCAACACCTAATGATACAGTCCACCAGCTCACTTCCACAGAGGTGGAGGATCTGATCCACAAGGCAGAGGAAGCGACTCTTAGTGAAGTTTCTTTAACATCAGATGAAAAGGCCTCAATCCAAAGAGCATCTCCTCGAAAGGAAATCCCAGGTGTACAGGCTCGACCTCCTGAGACATCACCTGGCCCGGAGCAACCAGTAACCATGATTTTTATGGGTTACCAGAATGTGGAAGACGAGAACGAAACAAAGAAGGTCTTGGGTCTTGAAGAGGCCATCACCGCTGAACTAGTTGTCATTGGCGATGGAGACCCACAGCCGGCTGCTGATGGAGATGTACCAGAAAAGGCACAACATCCTCCTAATGGTGCTCCTGTAGAAAATCCAAACAAGAGTGAGAAGCCAGAGACCAATGACACAGCAGCACCCAAGAGTGGAGAGCAGGATCTAACTATGAAGAAGCAGAGATGCAAGTGTTGTAGCGTGATGTAA
- the PALM gene encoding paralemmin-1 isoform X1 codes for MEITESQSQQDRLQMIAEKRRRQVEIENRRRQLEDDRRQLQHLKSKALRERWLLDGAPASTPEEDEATKKQMQEDEQKIRELEESIQRLENEIELLETGMSTTSTKESLASEPENQEVARSNKTIVNIARDQTTSQSPGKKTDSADMMRAAMYSVEITVEKDRITGKTKVLSSNTVLPQEQPLQGVKVYEDAQKVVHAVRSEVATPNDTVHQLTSTEVEDLIHKAEEATLSEVSLTSDEKASIQRASPRKEIPGVQARPPETSPGPEQPVTMIFMGYQNVEDENETKKVLGLEEAITAELVVIGDGDPQPAADGDVPEKAQHPPNGAPVENPNKSEKPETNDTAAPKSGEQDLTMKKQRCKCCSVM; via the exons GATTACTGAGTCCCAAAGTCAGCAGGACAGACTGCAGATGATAGCG GAAAAAAGACGGCGTCAGGTGGAAATTGAAAACAGAAGACGTCAACTAGAAGATGATAGAAGACAGTTGCAGCACCTCAAA TCTAAAGCTCTACGGGAGCGCTGGCTTCTGGACGGGGCTCCTGCCTCAACCCCTGAGGAAGATGAAGCAACAAAGAAACAGATGCAGGAAGATGAGCAGAAAATCCGCGAACTAGAAGAAAGTATCCAGAG GCTGGAAAATGAAATTGAGCTACTAGAGACTGGCATGTCTACCACATCTACCAAAGAGAGTTTAGCTTCAGAGCCTGAGAACCAAGAAGTGGCCAGGAGCAACAAG ACCATAGTGAACATTGCCAGGG ATCAGACTACTTCACAGTCCCCCGGTAAGAAGACAGATAGTGCAGATATGATGAGAGCAG CAATGTACTCTGTGGAGATTACAGTAGAGAAAGACAGAATCACAGGGAAGACTAAGGTCCTCTCTAGCAACACTGTGCTCCCTCAAGAGCAACCCCTGCAGGGGGTCAAGGTGTATGAAGATGCACAGAAAG TTGTACATGCAGTGAGATCAGAGGTTGCAACACCTAATGATACAGTCCACCAGCTCACTTCCACAGAGGTGGAGGATCTGATCCACAAGGCAGAGGAAGCGACTCTTAGTGAAGTTTCTTTAACATCAGATGAAAAGGCCTCAATCCAAAGAGCATCTCCTCGAAAGGAAATCCCAGGTGTACAGGCTCGACCTCCTGAGACATCACCTGGCCCGGAGCAACCAGTAACCATGATTTTTATGGGTTACCAGAATGTGGAAGACGAGAACGAAACAAAGAAGGTCTTGGGTCTTGAAGAGGCCATCACCGCTGAACTAGTTGTCATTGGCGATGGAGACCCACAGCCGGCTGCTGATGGAGATGTACCAGAAAAGGCACAACATCCTCCTAATGGTGCTCCTGTAGAAAATCCAAACAAGAGTGAGAAGCCAGAGACCAATGACACAGCAGCACCCAAGAGTGGAGAGCAGGATCTAACTATGAAGAAGCAGAGATGCAAGTGTTGTAGCGTGATGTAA
- the PALM gene encoding paralemmin-1 isoform X2, translating into MIAEKRRRQVEIENRRRQLEDDRRQLQHLKSKALRERWLLDGAPASTPEEDEATKKQMQEDEQKIRELEESIQRLENEIELLETGMSTTSTKESLASEPENQEVARSNKTIVNIARDQTTSQSPGKKTDSADMMRAAMYSVEITVEKDRITGKTKVLSSNTVLPQEQPLQGVKVYEDAQKVVHAVRSEVATPNDTVHQLTSTEVEDLIHKAEEATLSEVSLTSDEKASIQRASPRKEIPGVQARPPETSPGPEQPVTMIFMGYQNVEDENETKKVLGLEEAITAELVVIGDGDPQPAADGDVPEKAQHPPNGAPVENPNKSEKPETNDTAAPKSGEQDLTMKKQRCKCCSVM; encoded by the exons ATGATAGCG GAAAAAAGACGGCGTCAGGTGGAAATTGAAAACAGAAGACGTCAACTAGAAGATGATAGAAGACAGTTGCAGCACCTCAAA TCTAAAGCTCTACGGGAGCGCTGGCTTCTGGACGGGGCTCCTGCCTCAACCCCTGAGGAAGATGAAGCAACAAAGAAACAGATGCAGGAAGATGAGCAGAAAATCCGCGAACTAGAAGAAAGTATCCAGAG GCTGGAAAATGAAATTGAGCTACTAGAGACTGGCATGTCTACCACATCTACCAAAGAGAGTTTAGCTTCAGAGCCTGAGAACCAAGAAGTGGCCAGGAGCAACAAG ACCATAGTGAACATTGCCAGGG ATCAGACTACTTCACAGTCCCCCGGTAAGAAGACAGATAGTGCAGATATGATGAGAGCAG CAATGTACTCTGTGGAGATTACAGTAGAGAAAGACAGAATCACAGGGAAGACTAAGGTCCTCTCTAGCAACACTGTGCTCCCTCAAGAGCAACCCCTGCAGGGGGTCAAGGTGTATGAAGATGCACAGAAAG TTGTACATGCAGTGAGATCAGAGGTTGCAACACCTAATGATACAGTCCACCAGCTCACTTCCACAGAGGTGGAGGATCTGATCCACAAGGCAGAGGAAGCGACTCTTAGTGAAGTTTCTTTAACATCAGATGAAAAGGCCTCAATCCAAAGAGCATCTCCTCGAAAGGAAATCCCAGGTGTACAGGCTCGACCTCCTGAGACATCACCTGGCCCGGAGCAACCAGTAACCATGATTTTTATGGGTTACCAGAATGTGGAAGACGAGAACGAAACAAAGAAGGTCTTGGGTCTTGAAGAGGCCATCACCGCTGAACTAGTTGTCATTGGCGATGGAGACCCACAGCCGGCTGCTGATGGAGATGTACCAGAAAAGGCACAACATCCTCCTAATGGTGCTCCTGTAGAAAATCCAAACAAGAGTGAGAAGCCAGAGACCAATGACACAGCAGCACCCAAGAGTGGAGAGCAGGATCTAACTATGAAGAAGCAGAGATGCAAGTGTTGTAGCGTGATGTAA
- the PALM gene encoding paralemmin-1 isoform X3, with protein MEITESQSQQDRLQMIAEKRRRQVEIENRRRQLEDDRRQLQHLKSKALRERWLLDGAPASTPEEDEATKKQMQEDEQKIRELEESIQRLENEIELLETGMSTTSTKESLASEPENQEVARSNKTIVNIARDQTTSQSPGKKTDSADMMRAVVHAVRSEVATPNDTVHQLTSTEVEDLIHKAEEATLSEVSLTSDEKASIQRASPRKEIPGVQARPPETSPGPEQPVTMIFMGYQNVEDENETKKVLGLEEAITAELVVIGDGDPQPAADGDVPEKAQHPPNGAPVENPNKSEKPETNDTAAPKSGEQDLTMKKQRCKCCSVM; from the exons GATTACTGAGTCCCAAAGTCAGCAGGACAGACTGCAGATGATAGCG GAAAAAAGACGGCGTCAGGTGGAAATTGAAAACAGAAGACGTCAACTAGAAGATGATAGAAGACAGTTGCAGCACCTCAAA TCTAAAGCTCTACGGGAGCGCTGGCTTCTGGACGGGGCTCCTGCCTCAACCCCTGAGGAAGATGAAGCAACAAAGAAACAGATGCAGGAAGATGAGCAGAAAATCCGCGAACTAGAAGAAAGTATCCAGAG GCTGGAAAATGAAATTGAGCTACTAGAGACTGGCATGTCTACCACATCTACCAAAGAGAGTTTAGCTTCAGAGCCTGAGAACCAAGAAGTGGCCAGGAGCAACAAG ACCATAGTGAACATTGCCAGGG ATCAGACTACTTCACAGTCCCCCGGTAAGAAGACAGATAGTGCAGATATGATGAGAGCAG TTGTACATGCAGTGAGATCAGAGGTTGCAACACCTAATGATACAGTCCACCAGCTCACTTCCACAGAGGTGGAGGATCTGATCCACAAGGCAGAGGAAGCGACTCTTAGTGAAGTTTCTTTAACATCAGATGAAAAGGCCTCAATCCAAAGAGCATCTCCTCGAAAGGAAATCCCAGGTGTACAGGCTCGACCTCCTGAGACATCACCTGGCCCGGAGCAACCAGTAACCATGATTTTTATGGGTTACCAGAATGTGGAAGACGAGAACGAAACAAAGAAGGTCTTGGGTCTTGAAGAGGCCATCACCGCTGAACTAGTTGTCATTGGCGATGGAGACCCACAGCCGGCTGCTGATGGAGATGTACCAGAAAAGGCACAACATCCTCCTAATGGTGCTCCTGTAGAAAATCCAAACAAGAGTGAGAAGCCAGAGACCAATGACACAGCAGCACCCAAGAGTGGAGAGCAGGATCTAACTATGAAGAAGCAGAGATGCAAGTGTTGTAGCGTGATGTAA